The genomic DNA TGAATATGACTGGTGGCGTAATCAATGTTTTTTACAAACTGGTCTACCAAAGCATTTTTTTGCTTTAAGTTATCAATACCAATGGCAGCGACAGGGTCATCGCCGGCGGTGTTAACCCTTTTGCCGCTGGAAATTTGCGCCATGATGGTGTTGGTGGCAGATTGTTTTTCTAAAATGCTATTGGTGTTTTGTTGAAACATTTGTCCGGTAGAAATTCTCATGATTTATCTCCTAGCGAACCGAGCTGAATAAAGTATCGAAAATGGTTTGGGCTGTTGTCATAATTCTGGCGGAGGCTTGATAAGATTGTTGGAAGCGCATTAAGTTTGCGGCTTCTTCATCAAGGTTGACACCTGACTCACTTTGAACACGGTTGCTAGCTTGTTGATATATGGCCGTGGCGGAGCTAACGCGCACTTCAGCAGATTTAGTTTGGCTGCCGATATCGAGTTTAGTATTTTCAAATACGCTGGTTAATGTGCCCGTGCCGTTATTCATTAGTTTGCTATTTGATAAGCTCGCCATTGCTACCGCATTGCTGTTGTCACCTTCGGCCAATGACAAATCAAACGTAAAGCTGTCGGCGGTAGCGGTACCATTACGGGTAATATCGAAATCCATACCAAAAGCGTTGATATTGTTATTTGTGATAGCGCCTGTGCCTAATGAGGCACCAGCGGCATTAAAAGATTCATATGTGTTCGCAGCAGTATCAAGTTGGAAGGTAATAGATGATCCGATACCTTGAAAGCCACCAGCAGATGAATCCATGCTATTTAAGCTAATGGCCGTGTTACCTGAGTTAGCAGTGGCCGATGTTAAGGTCGGCCCTGCGGCGGCAATGCCTTTAGGGTCGGTCATCACCACTTTTAAGCCTGCAGCGCCACCCGCAGTTGGGCGAATTTCAAACTTGTCGCCATCGGCCATTGCGCCACTGGCAATGTTAATGCTAAAACCTGCACCGCCAGTAAGTTGACTGCCTGATAATACCAACGGTGACACTTTGCCGGTTTGAGTATCTTTCAGTTGGTAGTTATTTGTTGCCGAGATAAAGCTCAACTCATAACTGCCACCCGATAACGCGCCAACATCATCAATATTGACTGACACTCCTGTTGCAGTGCCTTTATTGGTTGAAAACGCCCCTACCCGGCTTAATGCCATTAACGGATCGTTAATATCAGTAAAAATGTTACTGCCAACCTCACCATTTAAATCAATTCCTTTTGATTGCATTCCATTAAAGGTGTCTGCCACCCCAAGTGCTAATTGGCCAAGTTCAGTACTGGCGGGTATTAAGGTGTCGTCCCGAAAAGAAAATAATGCGCCTAATTGGCCGCCCAATTTAGACGGATCGACATTAAGGGTTTTATCGCCAATGGAGGCATTAATGCGCGGCTCATTGGGATAAGGGTCGCCGGCACTCATGCCCATCGACATTGACACTTCACCCGACACCAACATCATTGAGCCGCCAAGCATAATGGACTTGGCACCTGTGTCTAACGGGATCACATTGACCTGGGCATATTCGCTCAGTTCTAGAATGAGAGCACCTTGCTTGTCTAGCACTTGGCTGTCTTGATCTTGAGATTTCATCAACTCTACATTGAGGCTGCCTAGCTCTTTACCAATCTCATTAATACGAGTAGTAATGGCTTCAATTTGGCTATTGGTTTGTTTCACCTGGCCATCAAGTTGTGATTGCATTTGATTTAGGCCATTGGCCAACTGCTGCGCCGAACTAAGGCTGCTACTGCGAATACCAAGGTCGCTGGGTAAATCGGCGACACTATTAATGCTGGCAAAAAAGTTATTCAAATTTTCGGGCACCATTTGGCCCACTTGAGCATAAATTTGGTCTAGTTCGCTTAACTTACTGTAAGAGGTTTCAGCCGCGCTCATACTAGTTTGGCCAATCCGTAACTCACGTGCGGCAAATTCGTTATAAACACGTTTAACATCGGACACATACGTGCCGGTGCCATAAAAATTATTGCCC from Shewanella psychromarinicola includes the following:
- the flgK gene encoding flagellar hook-associated protein FlgK; amino-acid sequence: MSIDLLNIARTGIQASQAQLGVTSNNIANANTEGYNRQVATQASSQSQHLGNNFYGTGTYVSDVKRVYNEFAARELRIGQTSMSAAETSYSKLSELDQIYAQVGQMVPENLNNFFASINSVADLPSDLGIRSSSLSSAQQLANGLNQMQSQLDGQVKQTNSQIEAITTRINEIGKELGSLNVELMKSQDQDSQVLDKQGALILELSEYAQVNVIPLDTGAKSIMLGGSMMLVSGEVSMSMGMSAGDPYPNEPRINASIGDKTLNVDPSKLGGQLGALFSFRDDTLIPASTELGQLALGVADTFNGMQSKGIDLNGEVGSNIFTDINDPLMALSRVGAFSTNKGTATGVSVNIDDVGALSGGSYELSFISATNNYQLKDTQTGKVSPLVLSGSQLTGGAGFSINIASGAMADGDKFEIRPTAGGAAGLKVVMTDPKGIAAAGPTLTSATANSGNTAISLNSMDSSAGGFQGIGSSITFQLDTAANTYESFNAAGASLGTGAITNNNINAFGMDFDITRNGTATADSFTFDLSLAEGDNSNAVAMASLSNSKLMNNGTGTLTSVFENTKLDIGSQTKSAEVRVSSATAIYQQASNRVQSESGVNLDEEAANLMRFQQSYQASARIMTTAQTIFDTLFSSVR